The nucleotide sequence ACAGGGTTGCTGTTACCTGGGATGTTTTTATTATTGCAGGATCCGTGGCTGTCCTCGCTACGCTGATGACGGTTAGTCTGCAAGCCATTAAAGCTGCGCTGGCCAATCCTGTAGCCGCGCTGAGAAATGAATAGCTGATCAATATCCAGATGTCAGTGATCCGGTTTGAGCCATAAGACCTGATATGTAAACAATTAATATCGAAGACGGAACGCCGGATGGACGATATAGACGTCTCGTGGCTGACAGCCCGAATGCTCATAAACTGTATCAAAACCGGACAGTTCCTGTTTTAAAAACGCACAACCGGAGGAATGAATATGTTTGTTGTATATTTATTATCAGTTGTTTATGTTAGTGGCATCAAGGTTGGAACAAAGGCCATAACGGCAGTGATGACTCCGGTCTTCCTTCCGGGGTGTAAATCAACAAGCAGGTATGATCAGGAACTATATAAAAATAGCGTGGCGGAATATCCGGAAGCAGGTATTATACAGTAGTGTAAATATCATCGGACTTTTTGCCGGTATCCTGTTTTTCTTTTTGATCGGTGCTTATGTGTGGAGTGAGTTCCGGGTAAACCGGGAACTCAAAAATGCGGGGAACCAATATATACTCACAAGTTTGTGGAAAAATCCGGATATGGGAACAGACCTGGCGACAATTGGTCCCTTGGCAAAACGCTTAAAAGAAGATTATCCCAGGCTTGTAAGGAATTATTACCGGTTTGATGGCATTACAGCTGTTGTTGCAAAGGGCGACAAAAAACTTAAGCAGGATGTACAGCTGGGCGATTCCGGTTTTTTGACCATGTACGGCTTTAAATTGCTGGGAGGTAATGCTGCTACAGCCTTGGAACAGCCTTTTAGTGTGGTAATCACAAAAAAAATAGCATTCACCTATTTTAACAGCACAGATGTGATCGGTCAAACTCTGGCCATACGCAGCTTCTCAGGAGATATTCATGATTTTAAGATCACGGCAGTATTAGATGAGCTTCCGGAGAATACGGTTACACAATTGACATCTGCATCTCCAAGCCAGGTTTTCGTTCCCGTAGCCAACTATGATTATTTTGGCCGCACCGATCTGGACAGCTGGCAAAATATTTATATTGCCTCTTATATTGAGTTGCAAAATGGTGTGAAAGCCGCGGACCTCAAAGCGCCGATTGAACAATTATTAAAACAGAATACAACCGAAACGGTGCAGCAGTATCTTCGTGTAGCTCCTGTACCGCTTACAAAATATCACTTGAGCAGAAATAATGGCCTGATACAGCGTACTGTTTATACGTTGTCGCTGGTGGGATTATTCATCCTGATAATGGCTGTGATTAATTTTGTTAATGTAAGCATCAGTAATGCCGGTACGCGGATCCGGGAGATTGGAGTACGCAAGGTAATTGGGGGAAGAAGGAGACAGCTCGTTTTCCAGTTTCTTTCAGAATCGGTCATCCTGGTGGCTCTTGCTGTTCTTCTGGCCCTTGCCGCTTATCCTGTAACGAAGGGTGTTTTTGCAGATGTGGTTGGTAAGCCCCTTCCGTCACTATTTTCCTTTCCCCCGTATTTCGTGGTTTTTCCGCTTTTACTGATATTGGTCATCGGGGTTTTATCCGGACTGTACCCTGCACTTCGACTTTCTTCCATTAACATGATAAATGCAATGAAAGGAACGCTTAAATCTGTTGGCGAGCATGTATTGTTGCGGAAAGGGTTGGTGACATTCCAGTTTGCAGTTGCGTTACTGGTACTCGTTGCGGCCTTTGTGATTACCCGGCAGGTAATGCATTTTTTCAGCAGAAGTCTGGGTTATAATAAGGAATTTATGGTATCTGCACAGGTGCCGCGTGATTGGTCGAAACCCGGCGTAGATAAGATGATTTCAATAAGAGATCAATTTGCTGCATTACCGGAAGTGACGGCGGTCTCTTTATCTTATGAGATCCCGAACGGAAACAACGGGGGACAGGCACCCGTGTATAAAATGGGAACGGATACCGCTTCGGCACTTCCGTTCCAGGTCTTGTCGAGTGATGAAAAATATCTAAATACATACGGGATCGCGTTAAAGGAGGGGCGTTCTTTTGAAGGGTACCGCCGCGATTCAGGACAGGTGATCCTTAATGAAACAGGCGCCAGAGTCCTGGGTTATCAATCGGTTGCTGATGCGGTCGGCAAAAAGATACAGATACCGGGGGATCCAACGCTATTTACAGTAAAAGGCGTTGCCGGTGATTTTCATTTCGGATCCATGTTGGGGAAGATACCACCGATCCTGATCTTTAACATTAACTTTAATCCTACGTATCGCTTTTTATCGTTCAGACTGAAACCCGGAAATGTTCAGGCTTCCCTGGATGCCCTGCAAAAAAAATGGTCATCACTGATACCAGAAACTGCATTCGAATACCGGTTTATGGATGATGATTTACAGATCATGTACGCCAAAGAGCTGCAGTTAAAAAAGGCGGCTTATGTGGCAGGCATCCTGGCCCTGGTTATTGTATTGCTGGGCATATTCAGCCTGGTTTCTTTAAGTATCCAAAAACGGATTAAAGAGATTGGTGTACGAAAAGTTCTTGGAGCTTCCGCCTCCAGTATCGTACGGCTGCTGGCAAGGGAATTTGTTGTGGTATTGCTGATCGCAGTGTTGGTTGCGGTACCTCTTGGTTACTGGTTGATGAGCAGATGGCTGCAGAATTATGCATATCATATAAAAATAGCACCGGAAATATTTGTTGTTGCTTTTTTTTGCATTGCATTCGTTACTTTTTTGCTCATCGCCGCGCAAGCGGCAAAGGCAGCGTTCGCTAACCCTGTAAAAGCGTTACGCTCGGAATAAACCGTTGTGATCTAATCAGGATGAAAAGTGTTTTAATAAGTAGTGGTGAATAATTTGTTGGAAATGGGTTTAAATAAAATAAATAATGACACTCAGAATACCATTGTTACAGCAATCTGTAACTCCATACCAATTGCTTTTTATGTTGAACAAGTAGCCGCGCATCTTACCTGCCGGGATAATCATTTCCCGGTGGGAAGTTGCAGCGGAATACCCGTTTTAAGGGCAGCAGGTAAATCTCAATTCTCGAATCTTAAATCTCAAATCTGACGTCTCAATACTGAAATCTTATAAATTATGTTATTAGCATTAAGAGGAATTTACAAATGGGTGAACACGGGGATCAACCGCACTTTTTTGCTCAAGGATATCAACCTGGATATTGATGAAGGAGAATTTGTGTCTGTAATGGGCCCTTCCGGCTCAGGAAAGTCGACATTGCTGAATGTGATCGGCATGCTGGATGATTTTGATGAAGGACAGTATCATTTTATGGGTGAAGCCGTACAGCAGCTGAAGGAAAAACAACGCACGGCATTGTACAAACAGTATATCGGGTTTGTCTTTCAGGCCTATCACCTGATCGATGAGCTTACCGTTTATGAGAATATTGAAACGCCGCTCCTGTATAAGGGGATTAAAACCTCTGAACGGAAGGCGATGGTGGCCGATATGCTGGACCGGTTCCAGATCGTGGGGAAAAAAGATCTGTTCCCGACCCAGCTTTCAGGCGGACAACAGCAACTGGTGGGAATTGCAAGAGCGCTGATCGGTAATCCTAAATTGCTGTTGGCAGATGAACCGACCGGTAACCTGAACTCCAGGCAGGGGGAGGAGATCATGGAATTGTTCCGTCAGCTGAACCAGGAGGGGGTAACCATTATCCAGGTAACCCATTCCGAAAAGAACGCCGAATACGGGTCCCGGATCATTCATTTGTTAGACGGACATGTGGAACGCAGAAACAATGGATGACGCCCGCTTACAGCTGGCAGCTTATGGCTGAAGGCTGATTTCTCAATGTTCAATTTTCAATACATGAAGTTTTTTTTTATCGGATTTTTTTTCATATTTATTCCGCAGATGCTGCTGGCACAGGATAAAAATTATACCCTGGAGCAATGCATTGATATTGCACTTAACAGCAACCTGCAGGTGACCCAGGCGGCCAACCAGGCCGGACGCGATCAGATCGGCAAAAAGCAGGCCCGGCTGAACATGCTGCCCAATCTGAATGCATCAGCAAGTCACGGCTGGTTCTTTGGCCGGAGTATTGATAATACGACCAATGCTTTTGTTGATAATAATATTTATTCCGGAGATTATAATATTTCCGGTGGTGTTACCTTATTCCGGGGAATGAATCTGCAGAATACCGCCCGCCAGGCGGCTATGACAGCCGCAGCTTCTGACATGAGCTGGCAACAACAGAAGGATAATATTACCTTAAACGTGATCCTGGCCTACCTGCAAATGATGAGTTCTCAGGATATCCTGTCACAAACCAACGACCAGGCAACGCTTTCCGAAAAACAGGTGACCCGGCTGAAAGATATGGATGCCAAGGGTGCAATAGCACCATCGGATCTTTTTGATATGAAGGGCCAGTATGCCAATGACCAGGCTACGATTATCAATGCAAAACGTGATGTGGAAACGGCAAAGATCAACATCTGCACATTAATGAATGTTCCCTACGACAGCAGTATGAAGTTTGAACGGATGACTGTTTCGGATATCCTTGAGAAAAATAATACAAATGCTACCGATGCCTACGAGGCAGCGCTCCAGCGTTTCGCGCAGATAAAGGCCGCGGACTTCTCTGTTAAGAGTGCGACTTACGGGCTGAAGGCTGCCCGCTCCAAACTGTTCCCCACGCTCGACTTTGGTTATGGCATGAGCAGCCGTTATGCACAGTCATCTTCAGCAAGTCTGGCCGACCAGCTGAAGAACAACAATAATAAAAACCTGGGCTTTACACTGTCAGTGCCCATTTTTAACAACCTGCAGGCACGGAATAATATAAAACTGGCCCGGCTTGATCTGAAGGACGCGGAGCAAAATGACAAGGCGGTAAAAACACAGTTGCAACAGAACATTGAGGCCGCTGCAGTAAATATGAATGCTGCCTTTGACCGGTATAAAAAATTGCAGGACCGCGTGAATGCCCTGCAGCAATCGTACCAGGCCGCAGAAGCGCGCTTTAACGTGGGACAATGGAACTCGGTGGAATATCTTACCGTAAAAAATAACCTCGACCGTGCCAACATTGACCTGATCGGCGGGAAGTATGAATACCTGCTGCGGGTGAAGATCTATAATTATTATCAGGGGATAGGGAATTAGCTGTCAGTTTTCAGCTGTGAGATTTGAGCTGCGAGAATTCAGGAAGGAGCTGTTGCGATCGGAGCGCCTCATTTCTGAATGTTCAACGCTCAAATGTATTCACTTCCCGGTTTCATCAATTGTTGCTGTCACTTGCCTCCATTGGCCTTCAGGTCGGCAATACAGCCCGCATCCAGTGCCGGGGGGTTATTGCGCGATAAAAAACCAAACACATCGGTGGTTTCCGAAGCGTAAAACATAAGGCATTGCTCGTTGCTGCAATGATTGCCATGTGCTGCGTCTTTATGTGCGGACTGCATGGGCGATCCGAGGTCAACCAATCCCAGCAAATGTCCTATTTCATGCTCCAGAACGGTGGCCTCCAGTTTGGTCCGGCTCACCTGTCCGAAGCCACCGGAGTTCTCATGGATCTTTTTACCCATCAGGGCGGCCGAGGTATTGCGGTATACGATTCCCAGGGTACCGGCATCGGTAAAATCACTGTTGGAATAAAGGATATACACACTTAATTGAGTGCCGCTGTTAAAAACTGTGCGGTTATTATTCTCGATCTCCTTGATCTGGCTCAGCGACAGCGTTGTTTTACCGGGGTCCGCAATGATCGTTGTGGTAATGGTAATTCCCCCCGGCTTATGGAGCCGGTTGGCGAGGAATTGTTTTAACTGATCCAGCGCCGCTCCGTCAGGGGCATAGCCCCGGATGTATTGTATCTCTACAATGAGGGAACTGAAAGGAGTACTGGTCAACAGATCCTTTGACGCAGCTCCAACCGGTTTGGTATAGGCGGCAGCATCTGCATCAGGATTGTTGTTAAAAGGAGTGTCCTTTTTAG is from Niabella beijingensis and encodes:
- a CDS encoding zinc-dependent metalloprotease; the encoded protein is MKRIIAPIVWITAVLAVCGCSKKDTPFNNNPDADAAAYTKPVGAASKDLLTSTPFSSLIVEIQYIRGYAPDGAALDQLKQFLANRLHKPGGITITTTIIADPGKTTLSLSQIKEIENNNRTVFNSGTQLSVYILYSNSDFTDAGTLGIVYRNTSAALMGKKIHENSGGFGQVSRTKLEATVLEHEIGHLLGLVDLGSPMQSAHKDAAHGNHCSNEQCLMFYASETTDVFGFLSRNNPPALDAGCIADLKANGGK
- a CDS encoding ABC transporter permease — protein: MIRNYIKIAWRNIRKQVLYSSVNIIGLFAGILFFFLIGAYVWSEFRVNRELKNAGNQYILTSLWKNPDMGTDLATIGPLAKRLKEDYPRLVRNYYRFDGITAVVAKGDKKLKQDVQLGDSGFLTMYGFKLLGGNAATALEQPFSVVITKKIAFTYFNSTDVIGQTLAIRSFSGDIHDFKITAVLDELPENTVTQLTSASPSQVFVPVANYDYFGRTDLDSWQNIYIASYIELQNGVKAADLKAPIEQLLKQNTTETVQQYLRVAPVPLTKYHLSRNNGLIQRTVYTLSLVGLFILIMAVINFVNVSISNAGTRIREIGVRKVIGGRRRQLVFQFLSESVILVALAVLLALAAYPVTKGVFADVVGKPLPSLFSFPPYFVVFPLLLILVIGVLSGLYPALRLSSINMINAMKGTLKSVGEHVLLRKGLVTFQFAVALLVLVAAFVITRQVMHFFSRSLGYNKEFMVSAQVPRDWSKPGVDKMISIRDQFAALPEVTAVSLSYEIPNGNNGGQAPVYKMGTDTASALPFQVLSSDEKYLNTYGIALKEGRSFEGYRRDSGQVILNETGARVLGYQSVADAVGKKIQIPGDPTLFTVKGVAGDFHFGSMLGKIPPILIFNINFNPTYRFLSFRLKPGNVQASLDALQKKWSSLIPETAFEYRFMDDDLQIMYAKELQLKKAAYVAGILALVIVLLGIFSLVSLSIQKRIKEIGVRKVLGASASSIVRLLAREFVVVLLIAVLVAVPLGYWLMSRWLQNYAYHIKIAPEIFVVAFFCIAFVTFLLIAAQAAKAAFANPVKALRSE
- a CDS encoding ABC transporter ATP-binding protein — protein: MLLALRGIYKWVNTGINRTFLLKDINLDIDEGEFVSVMGPSGSGKSTLLNVIGMLDDFDEGQYHFMGEAVQQLKEKQRTALYKQYIGFVFQAYHLIDELTVYENIETPLLYKGIKTSERKAMVADMLDRFQIVGKKDLFPTQLSGGQQQLVGIARALIGNPKLLLADEPTGNLNSRQGEEIMELFRQLNQEGVTIIQVTHSEKNAEYGSRIIHLLDGHVERRNNG
- a CDS encoding TolC family protein; the protein is MKFFFIGFFFIFIPQMLLAQDKNYTLEQCIDIALNSNLQVTQAANQAGRDQIGKKQARLNMLPNLNASASHGWFFGRSIDNTTNAFVDNNIYSGDYNISGGVTLFRGMNLQNTARQAAMTAAASDMSWQQQKDNITLNVILAYLQMMSSQDILSQTNDQATLSEKQVTRLKDMDAKGAIAPSDLFDMKGQYANDQATIINAKRDVETAKINICTLMNVPYDSSMKFERMTVSDILEKNNTNATDAYEAALQRFAQIKAADFSVKSATYGLKAARSKLFPTLDFGYGMSSRYAQSSSASLADQLKNNNNKNLGFTLSVPIFNNLQARNNIKLARLDLKDAEQNDKAVKTQLQQNIEAAAVNMNAAFDRYKKLQDRVNALQQSYQAAEARFNVGQWNSVEYLTVKNNLDRANIDLIGGKYEYLLRVKIYNYYQGIGN